A stretch of Raphanus sativus cultivar WK10039 unplaced genomic scaffold, ASM80110v3 Scaffold2655, whole genome shotgun sequence DNA encodes these proteins:
- the LOC108858824 gene encoding LOW QUALITY PROTEIN: protein indeterminate-domain 6, chloroplastic (The sequence of the model RefSeq protein was modified relative to this genomic sequence to represent the inferred CDS: inserted 2 bases in 1 codon) has translation MDLCRISKSKPXEKMSSSNNNTISSSSSLSFPLLATGANNFNREETAMTMNQQRNSVSPPPRRQRNKPGNPSSDAEVIALTPEEIMATYRFICEVCNKGFQREQNLQLHRRGHGLSYTLKQKSDEEVRRKVYVCPEPTCVYHDPSRALGDLTGIKKHYYRKHGEKKFKCDKCSRCYAVESDYKAHSKICGTKEYRCVCGTKFSRKDSYDTHRTFCALLVEPARNPTVGFTEMAAAAGGSGGRHGFYGGASPALTHNHFGNNSNTGFAPLAAGYNLNRSSPQTYEDFVPQPTNPNHGPTNFPMRYPSNQELLAQNDQNLMNQHGLINSNNNNNLFNPGYFQDNTKNLSDQTGVPSLFNHADNNVPSALPRGSSVAANNFGGSGNGNFQGQMNSLAATSDHQTRPGSSIFDHRFGNNLSMGGTGRQTLDFLGVNGRGGRNGPPLDVNMKFPNPNNPFENV, from the exons atggATCTTTGTAGAATAAGCAAAAGCAAACC TGAGAAGATGTCTTCATCAAACAACAACACAATATCATCATCCTCCTCTCTGTCTTTCCCCCTCTTAGCCACCGGAGCAAACAACTTCAACCGTGAAGAGACGGCGATGACAATGAATCAACAACGCAACTCCGTTTCTCCACCACCCAggagacaaagaaacaaaccaGGAAACCCAA GTTCAGATGCTGAAGTGATAGCCTTGACTCCAGAGGAGATAATGGCGACGTACAGGTTTATCTGTGAAGTATGCAACAAAGGATTTCAAAGAGAACAGAATCTCCAGCTTCACAGGAGAGGACACGGCCTTTCTTATACCTTGAAACAAAAGTCTGACGAAGAAGTAAGGAGGAAGGTGTATGTTTGTCCGGAGCCCACGTGCGTCTACCATGATCCGTCCCGTGCTCTCGGAGACCTCACAGGAATCAAGAAGCATTATTACCGAAAGCACGGTGAGAAGAAGTTTAAATGCGATAAATGCTCAAGGTGTTACGCTGTTGAATCTGATTACAAAGCCCACTCTAAGATTTGTGGTACCAAAGAGTATCGATGTGTTTGTGGTACCAAATTCTCTAG AAAAGACAGTTACGACACGCATAGGACATTCTGTGCATTACTAGTAGAGCCAGCAAGAAACCCTACCGTGGGCTTCACGGAAATGGCAGCAGCCGCTGGTGGAAGTGGTGGCAGACATGGCTTTTACGGCGGCGCTTCTCCTGCTCTCACTCACAACCATTTTGGTAACAACTCAAACACTGGTTTTGCCCCTCTAGCTGCAGGTTACAATCTGAACCGTTCATCGCCCCAAACATATGAAGACTTTGTTCCTCAGCCCACAAACCCTAACCATGGTCCTACTAATTTCCCCATGCGATACCCTTCAAACCAAGAACTGTTGGCACAGAACGACCAGAATCTCATGAACCAGCACGGTCTGATCAACAGCAACAACAATAACAACTTGTTCAATCCAGGATACTTTCAAGACAACACTAAGAACCTCTCTGATCAGACAGGTGTTCCTTCTCTTTTCAACCATGCTGACAACAACGTTCCTTCTGCTCTGCCTAGAGGGTCAAGTGTGGCCGCTAATAACTTTGGAGGCAGTGGTAATGGAAACTTTCAAGGTCAAATGAACTCTCTAGCTGCGACAAGTGATCACCAAACCCGGCCCGGTAGCAGCATTTTCGACCATCGTTTCGGGAACAATCTAAGCATGGGAGGCACTGGTAGGCAGACATTGGACTTTCTTGGCGTCAATGGTCGTGGTGGTCGTAATGGACCTCCTTTGGACGTTAACATGAAGTTTCCAAATCCAAATAATCCATTCGAAAATGTTTGA